One window of the Deltaproteobacteria bacterium genome contains the following:
- a CDS encoding YraN family protein, whose product MVLRQSIEKLLAESESSFGCSSGVKALPNSEVRAKGEALEFAVCEWLKDRGYYIALRRFRTPFAEIDIIAMSAHRDFLLIEVKSSLWPDDCALNLSQSQRQRLMRACSWVTEELTGLAGLPNYPEVELLLVVPEAMRRDSFQMIAIF is encoded by the coding sequence ATGGTCCTACGCCAATCCATCGAAAAACTTTTGGCGGAGTCCGAGAGTTCGTTCGGCTGTAGTTCGGGCGTTAAAGCGCTGCCGAACTCGGAAGTCCGTGCAAAAGGTGAGGCTCTTGAATTCGCCGTTTGCGAATGGCTGAAAGACCGCGGCTATTACATTGCGCTTCGCCGGTTCCGAACGCCGTTTGCGGAAATCGATATTATTGCTATGAGTGCCCATCGAGATTTCCTATTGATTGAAGTGAAATCGAGCCTATGGCCGGATGATTGCGCACTAAATTTATCGCAGTCTCAACGTCAGCGACTAATGAGAGCCTGCTCTTGGGTGACTGAAGAGCTGACAGGCTTAGCAGGGTTGCCCAACTACCCAGAGGTAGAGCTTCTGTTGGTTGTCCCAGAGGCGATGCGGCGAGATTCGTTTCAGATGATTGCGATCTTTTGA